Within Candidatus Cybelea sp., the genomic segment CTACCAAGTACCCCCAGTTCTTCCGCGTCTCGATCCCGCCGGATGCGATGCGGCCGCTGCGAGTCGCGCTCCTTTCGTGCGTCGCCTGGCCGGCCGGCCGGCCGCTGGCCGACCCCAGCCTGTAGGACCTAGGCTCCCCCTGCTTGCCGAGCGGGCGATAGCACTCAGCGCATCCGAGTGCTAAAATAGGGTGTTGTGAGCCGAATGGAGTTCGTTGCCCGGCCTCGCCTCGGGGCCTTCGCACCCAACGCCGACGTCTTCGTCGACGAAGAGCAGCGCCGGCTGGTCGTGGTCGTCGAGGTCGCCGGCGCCGACCCCGAGAGCCTGCGCGTCGTCTTCGACGAGCGCAGCCTCGTCATCGGCGGCCGCCGGTGCGAAGCGGCTCGTCTGCGGCGCGGTTCGTTCGTGCAAAAGGAGATCGCCAACGGCGACTTCGTCAAGCGGATCCCGCTCCCAGTAGCGATTGAGTACGAGCGCATCGTCGCATCGTACGAGGATGGCTTCCTGGTCGTCTTGGCACCGATTGCCGCAACGGCCTACCTGCCGACCGCACGAACGGAACTTCACATCTTGGTCAAAAGGACGCATTCCTAACTGTAATGGCTCAGAAAACGAATCAAAATATCGCCCCCGCCAATTTGATCGGCATCCTGCCGCTTCAAGAGGCCGTACTCTTTCCGCATACCGTTATTCCGCTCGCGGTCGTCAAAAAGTCGGGCATTCAGCTGGTCGAGGAGGCTTTACGCGAAGGCAAACCGATCGGGCTGACCGTCCTGCGCGATCGCGAGATCGAAGACCCCGGGCCCGACGACATTCAACACGTCGGTACGATCGGGGTCATCCAAAAGATGCTGAAGGTTCCCGACGGCACGCTGCGTTGCATCGTCGCCGGGCAGCAGGTCTTCCGGATCGAGCAGTTCACGCAGGTCGCGCCCTACATGGTTGCGGCCTATACCGAGCTGCCCGACACGACGGTCGAGAACGAAGAGCTCGTCGCGATGCAGCGCAACCTTGCTGGGCTCTTCCAGAAACTGCTCTCCTACCTGCCGCAAGCGCCGCGCGAGATGGAGATGGAGGTGGCGAACATCACCGACCCGGTGGTGCTGACCTACTTCGTCGCGTCGACGATGCGGCTCGAAACCGCCGACCGTCAGGCGCTGCTCGAGGAGCGCGATACCGCTAAGCGCATGCGCAAGCTGACGCTGCTGCTCACGAAGGAACTGGAGGTCGTCGAGCTCGGTCACAAAATTCAGAGCGACATCCAGCGAGAGATGGAAAAGAATCAGCGCGAGTTCTATCTGCGCCAGCAGCTTCGCGCCATTCAAGAAGAACTCGGGGAAGTCGATCCGCAGCAAGCCGAAACCAACGAGCTGCGCACGAAGATCGACGCTGCCTCGATGCCCGAGGACGTGAAGAAAGCGGCAGATCGCGAGCTGGATCGACTCTCGAAAGTCCCGCAGGCGAGCCCCGAATACAGCGTTATCCGCACCTATCTCGACTGGCTGGTCACGCTGCCCTGGAAGGAAGAGACGACCGACCACATCGATATCGTCACGGCGCGAGCGGTGCTCGACGAGGATCACTACGATCTCGACAAGATCAAGGACCGGATCGTCGAGTATCTCGCCGTCGGCAAGCTCAAGAAAAAACTCACCGGTCCGATTCTGTGCTTCGTGGGTCCGCCGGGCGTCGGTAAGACTTCACTGGGGCAGTCGATCGCGCGCGCGATGGGGCGCAAGTTCGTGCGCCTCTCGGTCGGCGGCGTTCGCGACGAAGCCGAGATCCGCGGGCATCGCCGTACGTACATCGGTGCGATGCCGGGCACGATCGTCCGCGCCATCCGCGATGCCGGCACGCGCAACCCCGTGATGATGATCGACGAGATCGACAAGGTCGGCGCCGATTTTCGCGGCGACCCGCAGTCGGCGCTGCTCGAAGTACTCGATCCCGAACAGAACAACAACTTCCGGGATCACTACCTCGACCTCCCGTTCGACCTCTCGCAAGTGCTCTTCATCTGCACCGCGAACACGCTCGACACGATCTCGCCGCCGTTGCGGGACCGCATGGAGATCATCACGCTCTCGGGCTATACCGAGTTCGAAAAGCTGCAGATCGCCAAGCGCTACCTGCTCAAAAAGCAGCGGCAGACCAATGGCCTGCGCGACAGCCAGGCGCAGATCAGCGATCAAACGATTCGCGCGATCATCAACGACTACACGCGCGAGGCCGGCGTTCGCAACCTGGAACGCGAGATCGGCACGGTCTTTCGCAAGATCGCCCGGAAGATTGCGGAGCACGCGCGCTACAAAGCTCGCGTCAAGCCCGAGAATTTGGTCGAGTACCTCGGCCGGCCCCGCTTCTTCAACGAGGTACGCAAACGGGTCGCCTCCATCGGCGTCGCGACGGGAATGTTCTGGACGCCGGTCGGCGGCGACATCCTCTTCATCGAAACGCAGGCGATGCCGGGCACGGGTAAACTCGTGCTGACCGGACAGCTCGGCGACGTCATGAAGGAGAGCGCGCAGGCTGCGGTCTCGTTCCTGCGCTCGCGCTCTGCGGAGCTCGGCCTGCCGGACGATTACTTCGCGAAGCACGACATTCACATTCACGTCCCGACGGGCGCGACGCCGAAGGATGGTCCCTCGGCCGGCATCGCGCTGGTGACCTCGATCGCCTCGATGCTGACGGGCTTGAAAGCCGATCCCAACCTCGCGATGACCGGCGAGATAACGCTGACCGGTCAGATCTTGCCGATCGGCGGAATCAAAGAGAAGGTCCTGGGCGCGCGCCGCGCCGGAATCGGCAAGATTCTCCTGCCGCGGCGCAACGAAGCGGATCTCGATGATATCCCCAAAGAGGTCCGCGAAAGCATGACCTTCGTTCCGGTAGACGAGCTCTCGGAAGTGCTCCACCACGCGCTGGGCAAGCGCGTGATATCGCCGGTGCCGTTAGGGGCCGATCACGCCAAGACCAATAACGTCGTGCCGCTTCGGCGCGC encodes:
- a CDS encoding Hsp20/alpha crystallin family protein; translated protein: MEFVARPRLGAFAPNADVFVDEEQRRLVVVVEVAGADPESLRVVFDERSLVIGGRRCEAARLRRGSFVQKEIANGDFVKRIPLPVAIEYERIVASYEDGFLVVLAPIAATAYLPTARTELHILVKRTHS
- the lon gene encoding endopeptidase La, whose translation is MAQKTNQNIAPANLIGILPLQEAVLFPHTVIPLAVVKKSGIQLVEEALREGKPIGLTVLRDREIEDPGPDDIQHVGTIGVIQKMLKVPDGTLRCIVAGQQVFRIEQFTQVAPYMVAAYTELPDTTVENEELVAMQRNLAGLFQKLLSYLPQAPREMEMEVANITDPVVLTYFVASTMRLETADRQALLEERDTAKRMRKLTLLLTKELEVVELGHKIQSDIQREMEKNQREFYLRQQLRAIQEELGEVDPQQAETNELRTKIDAASMPEDVKKAADRELDRLSKVPQASPEYSVIRTYLDWLVTLPWKEETTDHIDIVTARAVLDEDHYDLDKIKDRIVEYLAVGKLKKKLTGPILCFVGPPGVGKTSLGQSIARAMGRKFVRLSVGGVRDEAEIRGHRRTYIGAMPGTIVRAIRDAGTRNPVMMIDEIDKVGADFRGDPQSALLEVLDPEQNNNFRDHYLDLPFDLSQVLFICTANTLDTISPPLRDRMEIITLSGYTEFEKLQIAKRYLLKKQRQTNGLRDSQAQISDQTIRAIINDYTREAGVRNLEREIGTVFRKIARKIAEHARYKARVKPENLVEYLGRPRFFNEVRKRVASIGVATGMFWTPVGGDILFIETQAMPGTGKLVLTGQLGDVMKESAQAAVSFLRSRSAELGLPDDYFAKHDIHIHVPTGATPKDGPSAGIALVTSIASMLTGLKADPNLAMTGEITLTGQILPIGGIKEKVLGARRAGIGKILLPRRNEADLDDIPKEVRESMTFVPVDELSEVLHHALGKRVISPVPLGADHAKTNNVVPLRRAAQTKRRNGIVSKRAPERKRKVKR